In Tiliqua scincoides isolate rTilSci1 chromosome 1, rTilSci1.hap2, whole genome shotgun sequence, the following are encoded in one genomic region:
- the CHST1 gene encoding carbohydrate sulfotransferase 1, with protein sequence MQCSWKAVLLLALASIAIQYTVIRTFTTKTFHRCPVPNPVNCSLNQELESADRLCDESPTFAYNLSKKTHVLILATTRSGSSFVGQLFNQHFDVFYLFEPLYHVQYTLIPKLTHTKGSTDRRILLGAGRDLLRSLYDCDLCFLENYIKPQPVNHTTDRLFRRGASKALCSAPVCETLLPIDIPLEEGDCVKKCGALNLTLATESCKDHGHVAIKTVRVPEVNDLRALVEDPRLNLKIIQLVRDPRGILASRSETFRDTYRLWRIWDGTGRKPYNLDVTQLTTVCEDFLNSVSTGLNRPSWLKGKYMLVRYEDLARNPLKRTEEMYEFLGIPMDGNVERWIQNNTRGDRSAAKHKYGTVRNSAATAEKWRFRLSYEIVAFTQNACQQVLLQLGYKLVTSEEELKNLSISLVEEKDFLPFW encoded by the coding sequence ATGCAATGTTCCTGGAAGGCTGTCCTCCTACTTGCTTTGGCCTCCATTGCTATCCAGTACACAGTCATCCGCACCTTTACCACCAAGACCTTTCATCGCTGTCCTGTACCTAACCCTGTGAactgtagcctgaaccaagagCTTGAATCGGCTGATAGATTGTGCGATGAAAGCCCAACCTTTGCTTACAACCTCTCCAAGAAGACACATGTCCTGATCTTGGCTACAACCAGGAGTGGCTCCTCTTTTGTTGGGCAGCTCTTTAACCAGCACTTTGATGTCTTCTATTTATTTGAGCCTCTGTACCATGTCCAGTACACCCTGATTCCAAAGCTGACGCATACCAAGGGGTCGACGGATCGGCGGATCTTGCTGGGGGCTGGGCGAGACTTGCTGAGGAGCCTCTATGACTGTGATCTTTGCTTCTTGGAGAATTACATCAAACCTCAGCCAGTGAACCACACAACAGACAGACTCTTCCGGAGGGGGGCCAGCAAAGCTCTGTGCTCTGCACCGGTGTGTGAGACGCTGTTACCCATTGACATTCCCCTGGAGGAAGGTGACTGTGTGAAAAAATGTGGTGCCTTGAACCTGACACTGGCCACTGAATCATGCAAAGATCATGGGCATGTTGCTATCAAGACAGTGCGGGTGCCAGAGGTCAATGACCTCCGGGCCTTAGTGGAGGACCCCAGGCTCAACCTGAAAATCATACAGCTAGTGAGGGACCCCAGAGGCATCCTGGCTTCCAGGAGTGAGACATTCCGAGACACCTACAGGCTTTGGCGGATCTGGGATGGCACAGGTAGGAAACCTTATAACCTGGATGTGACACAGCTCACCACTGTCTGTGAGGACTTCTTGAATTCTGTTTCCACTGGACTAAACCGGCCATCTTGGCTTAAGGGCAAATACATGCTGGTGAGGTACGAAGACCTGGCCAGGAATCCCTTGAAAAGGACTGAGGAGATGTACGAATTCCTGGGTATCCCAATGGATGGCAATGTGGAGCGATGGATACAGAACAACACCCGAGGGGACAGATCTGCAGCCAAGCACAAGTATGGGACTGTTCGAAACTCAGCAGCAACGGCTGAGAAATGGCGGTTCCGTCTCTCTTATGAAATTGTGGCGTTCACACAGAATGCCTGCCAACAGGTGTTGTTACAACTGGGTTACAAACTGGTGACATCTGAGGAGGAGTTAAAGAATCTCTCCATCAGCCTGGTGGAAGAGAAGGACTTTTTGCCCTTCTGGTAA